A single Nicotiana tabacum cultivar K326 chromosome 5, ASM71507v2, whole genome shotgun sequence DNA region contains:
- the LOC107785435 gene encoding uncharacterized protein LOC107785435, which yields MADDFCIFTKDSFIIKPPKKSPLMLKLVVLIFAMVCGVYICSIGLKQIGVRSSGRLLSVHVVEKPCEATDIEPSEKPYVHFPKPKTFSRAECACNPVRYFAILSTQRSGSGWFETLLNSHMNISSNGEIFSVKVRKSNVSTILDTLDKLYNLDFLTSASKNECTAAVGLKWMLNQGLMQHHEQIVEYFKTRGVSAIFLFRRNLLRRMVSMQANSYDQNAKLLNGTHKSHVHSPKEAEILASYKPTINTTLLIPNLKQVDDMATKAVEYFSSTRHIILYYEDIIKNQTILNDVQDFLKVPRKDLHSRQVKIHKGPLSSQVENWVDVEKTLKGTPYESFLHADYKI from the exons ATGGCTGACGATTTCTGTATTTTCACCAAG GATTCCTTCATTATAAAGCCACCAAAGAAATCTCCACTGATGTTGAAACTGGTGGTCTTAATCTTTGCAATGGTATGTGGAGTTTATATATGTTCAATCGGCCTGAAACAAATTGGTGTGCGTTCCAGTGGGCGGTTATTAAGTGTTCATGTGGTTGAAAAGCCATGTGAGGCAACTGACATTGAACCTTCAGAAAAACCTTATGTGCACTTTCCCAAGCCAAAGACTTTTAGCCG GGCCGAGTGTGCTTGCAATCCTGTAAGGTATTTTGCAATTTTATCCACTCAGAGATCTGGTAGCGGATGGTTTGAGACATTGTTAAACAGTCATATGAATATAAGCTCTAATGGGGAGATTTTTTCTGTTAAAGTGCGGAAAAGTAACGTGTCAACAATTTTGGATACACTGGACAAACTTTATAACCTAGACTTTTTGACGAGTGCTTCCAAGAACGAATGTACAGCTGCAGTTGGACTCAAGTGGATGCTTAATCAG GGTCTGATGCAGCATCATGAGcaaattgttgaatattttaaaacTCGAGGAGTTTCTGCTATCTTTCTCTTCAGAAGAAATCTTTTGCGCAGAATGGTTTCAATGCAGGCAAATTCCTATGATCAGAACGCTAAGCTGTTAAATGGAACCCACAAGTCTCATGTGCATTCTCCCAAAGAG GCTGAGATACTTGCAAGTTACAAACCTACGATAAACACAACTTTGCTGATCCCCAACCTGAAGCAAGTAGACGACATGGCTACAAAAGCCGTGGAATACTTCAGTAGCACCCGACATATTATCTTGTACTACGAAGACATAATAAAAAATCAAACA ATACTGAATGATGTTCAAGATTTCCTAAAAGTTCCTAGAAAGGACCTTCACAGTCGTCAGGTGAAGATACACAAGGGGCCCTTGTCTTCACAAGTTGAAAACTGGGTTGACGTTGAAAAGACACTCAAGGGAACGCCTTATGAAAGCTTCCTACATGCAGATTACAAAATATAG